A region from the Canis lupus familiaris isolate Mischka breed German Shepherd chromosome 3, alternate assembly UU_Cfam_GSD_1.0, whole genome shotgun sequence genome encodes:
- the OR6C85 gene encoding olfactory receptor family 6 subfamily C member 85 (The RefSeq protein has 2 substitutions compared to this genomic sequence): MKNYTAITTFILVGLTNDPHLQILLFIFLFLTYLLSVVGNLTIISLTLVDSHLKTPTYFFLQNFSILEVFFTTVCIPRFLYTMASGDNTVTYDACATQLFFVVILGVTEFFLLTAMSYDRYVAICKPLHYMTIMNNRVCIKFLIGCYMLALLIVLPPYIMGFKLEFCDSNVIDHFGCDAAPILKITCSDTEFIERFVLVLAVLTLIFTLVCVILSYTYIIRTILRFPSVQQRKKAFSTCSSHIIVVSITYGSCIFIYIKPHAKEGVAINKVVSVLTTSVAPVMNPFIYTLRNKQVVQAFKDMIKRVASISKN, encoded by the coding sequence ATGAAAAATTATACAGCAATAACAACATTCATCTTGGTGGGATTAACAAATGACCCACATCTAcagattctgctttttatttttctatttctaacctACTTGTTGAGTGTTGTAGGGAATCTGACCATTATCAGCCTCACGTTGGTGGATTCCCACCTTAAAACACCCATGTATTTTTTCCTCCAGAATTTCTCCATCTTGGAAGTGTTCTTTACCACTGTCTGCATTCCTAGATTCCTCTACACAATGGCATCTGGGGACAATACCGTTACCTACGATGCATGTGCCActcaattattttttgttgtcataTTGGGTGTGACTGAATTTTTCCTCCTCACAGCCAtgtcctatgaccgctatgtggccatctgcaaacccctGCATTACATGACCATCATGAACAACAGGGTCTGCATCAAGTTCCTTATTGGATGTTATATGTTAGCTCTGCTCATCGTCCTCCCACCCTATATCATGGGCTTCAAGCTCGAGTTTTGTGACTCCAATGTCATAGATCACTTTGGCTGTGATGCTGCTCCCATCCTGAAGATTACCTGCTCAGACACAGAGTTTATCGAGCGATTTGTCTTGGTCCTGGCTGTGTTGACACTCATTTTCACCTTGGTGTGTGTAGTTCTGTCCTACACATACATCATTAGGACCATTCTCAGATTTCCTTCTGtccagcaaaggaaaaaggctTTTTCTACTTGTTCTTCCCATATAATTGTGGTTTCTATTACTTATGGAAGCTGCATCTTTATCTATATCAAACCTCATGCAAAAGAAGGGGTTGCTATTAATAAGGTGGTGTCAGTGCTTACCACTTCAGTTGCCCCAGTGATGAATCCCTTTATTTATACTCTGAGGAACAAGCAAGTGGTACAAGCTTTCAAAGACATGATCAAAAGAGTTGCATCtatctcaaagaattaa